A single window of Nicotiana sylvestris chromosome 5, ASM39365v2, whole genome shotgun sequence DNA harbors:
- the LOC138869470 gene encoding uncharacterized protein: MRFGKKGKLSPRFIGPFEILKQIGNVAYELALPPSLAGVHPVFHVSMLQRYHGDPSHVLEFTSVQLDNDLSYVEEPVAILDRQVRKLRSKDIASVKVQWWGQPAKEATWETERDMRSRYPHLFATSDPGTSEQAYRQ; encoded by the exons atgaggtttggaaagaaagggaagttgagcccgaggttcattggtccatttgagattctgaAGCAGATTGGAAacgttgcttatgagcttgccttacctcccagtttggccggggttcatccggtattccatgtctCGATGCTTCaaaggtatcacggtgacccgtctCACGTGTTGGAGTTCACTTCAGTCCAGCTGGACAATGACTtgtcctatgttgaggagccagtggcaatattagaCAGGCAAGTCCGAAAGCtcaggtcaaaggatatagcttcagtaaaggttcagtggtggggtcagccggccaaggaggcgacttgggagaccgagcgggatatgcgCAGCCGATACCCTCATCTTTTTGCTACTTCAG atccaggtacatctgaGCAGGCATACCGCCAGTAG